Genomic DNA from Solanum dulcamara chromosome 4, daSolDulc1.2, whole genome shotgun sequence:
TTCTTCCTTCTTTTTCATTCTAGAATGCACCTTAATTAAGACTTTGCTCTGTTACAAGAGCAACTAGATTGATAATTTAATCCACAATGCCTCGCTAATTTTAAGACCATCAACAGCTCAAGATGCTAGTCTTTACAATATTTGACGTAGGTACAAGATGAGAGACCATCAGAGAAAGAGACACTTCAGCAGAGTTCCTAGTCGTACACAACCAGTTCAGATGTCTCATAAATCAGCACTGCACTACATACAAATGTTACAACACACACCAGGTTGCTCAAACAGAAAAGCAGATAGTTGAAGAAATACTAGATTCCGCTTTTGTTGCTGTCCTAATTCCATTTCTACAATACCTAGCTAGTCTACAGTGTATCTACAAAGACTACCGGACATGCAGAAACCATTAAGTACCTTTTTGAGTTGATGTGATGTGACTGCAGAAAGATCAACCTCCGCTACTACATAATGGATGAGAATGCCGAGTGTGCGAGTGCCCTTTGTCTTGGTCATTTGATGCCAGCAGATTTACCTGCATCATATTCATGAAAGAATATAAGGCACCAGGTGAAATAACAGCTCAATGTCAAAAATTGACTTGTCAAGGCAGTGAATTGACCTTAACAATTTCTGAGTTTGAGCTTGGACGTATATAGGCTGCCAAAACGCTCATGCTAAAATCCTGAAAACAACATAATATCAGTACACTTTCAAGATTTGAGGGATTGACTTGTTGCTGTATCAGCCTTCGACACTTGACTGAACTGATCTCAACCAATACAAGTGTCAAGTTAAGGTTGCATGAGAAGCTTCATGAAAGATATTTCAACCTCTAGCTTGTTCCAACTAAATATTTGGCACACTAGACCTGTTTAGATGGAGAATTTGATACTATGTATCGCATTCTAATAGGCTTAGATCATCAAATTTGAGGGGCAAAAAAGGTGCTTAATCACACAGATTGTTTCTAATTAGTGTTTATTTCAAATGAAACTTAAATCATGTCATTTGAAATTTCCTCATTAAACCAAACATTTCCTTCCAAATAGATGTTTTAAGCTACTAAGCACTAAGTTTATATACTAGtttacctctttttttttcccctCGTGTTTATAGATTGGATGCAAAAGCCTATAGATCTGTAAAAATATGttttcaacatcaaaatctCTCTCCCATGCGCTCACACACAAGAACTATTTCTGGACAGATTGAATCAAACCCTCTTCACTGATGATGTAAGACCCATTAGCTAGCAGCTAAGCTCACAAACAGACCAGCGaaaaaatcagctcacttcttcaACTTGCAATTTCTAGATTTTGTCTGGTACGATCCTTGGATAATTACATACATCAACTATGAGCTACTCATTTTCTTTATAATGAGTCTCTATTTAAACACTCATGGACTACCAGTGATGCAGCTAGGTTACTGACTGCTATTAGTTATATAATAATTACAATTCCAAATGTTGATAAAAGCTGATATCTAATTTCGTTAATTGACACATGGAAAGAGGAATGTAATTTGCTTAAAAACTAGTAGAAGCATTTTTACAttagaaagaaaagagaagtaGAAAAAACTTGTCACGAGAAAAGAGGACTCACTCTGAAAGGATCACCCCTCAATGATTGGACAAACATTGAAGCTCCTGAACCTTTTCCCTGAGCAACATGAAATACAATCTAAGTCAAACAGCATTCAGTGGCAATTATGATGGTAAAAATAATCATCATGTTGTCGAATCAGTTAGATTTGTAAGACACGATGGAAAAGCAAGGAAGGTTATGGAAGTGTGTCAATCAATAACCCAGGTTACCTCCAATGATACATCTCTAAGCCGCCTACCCGTTTGAGCACAACAGATGCGGACTACATGTTCATCACAGCTTCCGCTGATGACATAATCCCTTCCGTTCATGTAATAAGAACGCGTGTAATTCTGAGAGCTCCCTGTTGAAGTAATACTAAAATCTAGATGGAGCCTCCCATCAACAGCTAACAGTTGTTTCACCTGCCAATAATTTTCCATCTTCTCAATAAATCTTGGAAAAGGATGACGTTTTGCGGCATATAATATATCCATTAAAAAACACTTCCATAAAATCTTTTCATTTTACTTTGTATTATGTCAGTTTGGTACATATTCCGCTTAGAACAGTCCTAGAACTCCTCCACATGAATGGTGGGCCATAATTTTTATGGAACAAAGTTAGAAGTTCTTTCAACTTCTCAAAGAAAATTAGGGGAAGAAGAAGTTATTCCTCAGTTAAAAACGACTGGCTAAGAGCTTTATAGATGCTTCAACAACATGGTAAGAGAAGAGTCATAGAATTGAGAATTTTAAATGCTTTTAGAAGTTCTTGCTCTCTTTTTGCATATCAATCTTTGGTTTCACAGGAACATGCCTCCTGGGATATAGTCCAGGAAGCTGATCCTGAACGATTGTCCTCTTCCTGCCACACTTAATAGAAGCTTTGCTGCATGTATAAAACATCAATCCTCATTCTGTAGAGCGTAGCCAGTACTTGAGTCTCTTTTCTCCTGTTGCATTGGCCAATTCTTTGTGTAGCAGCTAGCGCATACAGGTGACGTTTCTCCATGTTCCTCTTCCAAGGTAAGGTTTTGGCCAAATATGTTATCCGCATTATGAATTTATCATTTCCTATCaatttgatgattttatcaGATTAAATTCAGTTCTCTCGCTACTATCTAGCCTTGATTAAAGAATACGAGGGTGACGATGGAAGTCCATTTAAGATTAAAAGGTTTCTTGGTGAAATCCAGGAACTAGATTATGCAATACAATAtggttttttttaataagaatatgttatatgatatgattacTCTGTGCTATGCATTGAAATTTTTGTAACAGGGACAGATCACAAAAAAGTTCCAGACAAGCACAATGACAGCAGGGATCGGACGCATCATTCATTGTAAATGGGACAAAACCTTTCACTTATAATAAATTACCTCATTGTCAACAGCGGATACAAGAAGATATTGGTCATCAGGGGAAAAGCAAACCATCACATTCCCTCGAGAACTTAAAGCAGTGTAGCAAGGCTGGTTTGGTTTCTGTCTTAAATCCCACAACTTAACATCCCGATCAAATGATGAGGTGGCAAAAATAGATGGAGAGTGGTGTGCAAATTTAACGACATTTATATGTTCTCGATGCATATCATCAAACACCTGCAACCGTCTGCCACTGCTAATGTCGTACAGAGCAACATGTTTTGAGTATCCACTTGCAAGAAATAATTCATCGGTAGAGTTGACATGAACAGATGTTAACTGGTCAAAGTCATCAAACATAATTGAACCTGTGCTCTGATGACTACCTGTGGCTGTTGTAGGCATCAACCGGATGTCATATAATCTAAGTGAACCATTATCAGAACCAGCAATGACCTGAGAAAAACATAAGAATTTTTATCAAACTAGGCAGGTGCTCAAGTTCAATGACTTGGCATGGTTAAGCCTACAACACCAAAAAAGAATATGCATGGCGAATGTATCTTTTCCCCCGCAGCTGACAATTGCTCTGCAGAAAAGTTCATGGAAACAAATAGGGGACCAATGGCTATTTATCATAGAAATGGACTTTCCATAATATAGGCAAATCCCTTTGATATTACTTGAGAATTACAACCTCTGGTTGTGCCCAAAAGATGGATTATTACTCAGTGTTTGGACAACATTATTCAAGAAATGAACCACGATGGGCGTCTAAATATATAATAGTATCAGGCGAAAACCAGAAATAGCAAGGAGCATGTACGCACAGATTAAGATTTCAAGGAACACAATTCCCAGGGAGATTACTTCATAAGATACAGTCATAACTTACACCTTTTACATGATATACCTTGGAGGGATAATTTTTGAGCCAGCATAAACCCAGAACACTGTTCATTGCTCCAAGTGAGGGAATATAACTGACAATTTTTTCACTCTCATGGTTGATAACAATTACTTCACCATCCAATGTTCCAAAAACCATAAGGCTTGCATCAGATGGATGATACTCAAATTGGCGTGGTCGGTAGCTTCTTCTATCATCTCTTGTTGTGGTGCCCACGATCGAGAGGGGACGAAGGGCAGGCCAAGCAACAGAACCAACTTTTGCAGCAGACAATGACCTAGAATAAAAGTATTGCGACTTTTGCCTAGGAGAGGGCCCATGAGTATGGTTTGCTCTAATCTCACGCTTTTGCAGAATGCTGACAACACTCTCCTTATACTTCCTCTTATATGGTAGGTGCTCAAATTTTTGTGAGAAGATCAATTTGGCCCTTTCTCTGTCAACCTTCCTAATATGTAAGTTGTCAAGAATTTTCAGGTTTGGCAGTGAAACTATCATGTACTCTCGAtagaatttttcaaaacatatgGGTGAAGGATTATGAGATATACACTTCTTTGGAGTAATGTAAGGAAGCCGTGTGTCAGACAACCGGAAGAAGGGTTCTTCGTCATCCTGCATCTCCAACGTTCCAAAAGACACCTGTTATGGTGCAATAAAaagacaatagtcattttcCCCCACTCAAATACAGGGGTGGCTCAGGGATGGGTTCAACAGTGAAATCAAATTTTAGCATGCAAAGCTTTAGCAGCTCGTAGAAGCAGACAGATGATGACGTTAAAAGATAGGATAATTTATAACTACAACTCCCTAGTTTTTTGGATATTAAGATcagaggaaaagaaaaagaaaatagaaaagagCTATACACGAAGGAGTAATTTGTATTTCAGTTATCTATATCACTGGTCTTCCAAGCCCAATATAAATAAGAAGGGGAATATGGTCAAGTGTCCACGCTAAGTTATATATGTaacaataatacaaaaataaatgtgGTATACCTCATTTCGCAGATCAACCAGATCCTCCCAACCAGGAGGTACATCAGGCAAGAGTTCCATGAAACTCGTTTCACGATCCTGACTTGAAAAGTCCACTTCACTGTCATCAGATGAATCTTCTGTTTCGCTACTCACATCAAGATTCATATCAGTATTATTCAAATATTGGTCTTCTTCATTAAAAAGCCTATACATGATATTTTCACCACTAACTGATGGTGCTTCATCACGAATACTAGTCTCCATATGATCTGAATCCCAGTAATCATTCCTTCTATCTGATGCAGCATGCTTCTGTGCTTCATCATCTTGTAAGAAATGCTGAAAGCGTAATTCAACTAAGGAAGGGAGTTTCACAAGTGCAGCAGCGGTAGTCCATAAATTAATGATTCTTGTCTCGCACAATGAGAGGAACTTCAAATTTGGCATACAGGTAAAACAGTCCTCACGGAAATTCATAAGTGATGCACTGAAATCCAAATTAAGAGTGTGCATCCGCGTAAAATTCCCAATCATGTTAAGCTTTCGGAAATGGGAGGACCTCAGATTTAGGACTTGGCACGGTAAGCCGCGTTGAGCAAGATCCCTGAAAAACACATCTAAAGGAAATGAATGCACATCAACTTAACTACTGCATAAAGGAGTTATCTATTTCTCATTGTGCCTAAACAAACCAAAAGAAAAAGCAATATATGCATCAGTCAAAAATAGGGGGAAAACAAACACGCACACTACAAGAGAAAATGATCAATTTTAGAATCATTCAATTTTGAAATAGCATGACATGTTTAtccaataaataattgatcCAAAACAACTTTCCCCTTTATACTTCTGTTCAATCCAATTCCGAATATATTTCGAGTATATGATCTAAACATTTTCAATCTACATCAGCTAAGCCAATGGCGGAGCCAGGATTTTCAGTAAAGGggatcaaaatataaataaaaaaaacacaaagaaGTCAAGGAGATtcaaatctctctctctctttctctctctctatatatataaataattttaacccCTTCCACCCACTTGGCTCCGCCCCTGCTAAGCCCATAGATTTCAAACTTAATCTTTGGTAAATAAGGTTCTTCTAATTGTAAgggtattttatttttgtttacaTCTTCTTTATAAAAGTATTCATTTTTCATAACATCGTCATCGCAGTTATTCAAACAATCAATATCATGCATGTACCAAATATTTTCAGACAATTACAAATCTTAGAAGGTAAATTCTGATTGGCGGACAGAGTCAAAGTTTCTTATTCTTTTCTTATGAGTTTAACCAACCCATCCAGAAAGGTAAAATAACTTTAGTACCATGTGCTGATTCCTCCTGTATATATTAATCAAAACTAAAACATCTCTCATGAAATACGTAAATATAGAAATCTAAGCGGAAAAAAGTTTTACAGGTAATAGATGAGATAGTCTATATGTTAGCAAGAAACCGACAGATGCaattcatatttcataattGAAAGGTGTGTTCAATCCCTACAGTGAAAATGCATTTGTTTCTTCATTTACGTTTTCAAATATACCTTTTCAAAATATGGTTGCATCTGCGGCAAAGCAAAACATATTATCGATTGTGGCAAAGAGTTGGGAATAGAATATACAACTGTGGCAATACGTACAGCAAGAAGTCCTTTCCAAACAATATATCCTGGAGATCAACAACTCGAAGCTTCCTACTGCTAGCACGCACCAAAGCAAGAAGATACTCCCAACTCAGGATGCAGACAGATCTATTTATAATATCTACTGCATCAATCTCAGAAAGATCAGCTTCGGTCAACAAATCGAGCAGTGGGTGGAAATCAGTATCCTTGATGTCATCCAGCAAAATCACTAAGCTACACACCTCATGGCGGGCTTTTTTCAacttggcctgggttgcaatatGGGCAGTAAGAATGTAAGACTTCGTTTTACATAGATGACGAAACAAGCAGCACATTCTGGAgcaaaaatcattaaaaaaaacatgGCTAGCACTGAGGAGGATAAAGGAACTCATCAAATAAGTAACAGTAAGCATATCCTTTTATCATGTATTAGCCACACTAATGGACCCAAACCAGGAAGTACATTTATCTAGCATCTAGAAGAAAAAAGTTTCTTGAAACAAAAGTCAACTCAAGTGTTTCCCCAGTATAGATTCTATAGAAAATCATCTCTTTCCCAAAGATATTCAGCAATTAGATGTCTACATCAAAGGGTGAGCAAGTGAAAACAAGTATTAATAAGCATGAAATTATAGTAAAAACGGAATTTCAGATGATTGTAAACACTGGACAACTACAGTATCACAAACCTTGAAAAGAGCTGACAGAACTTGTTTATTAGGTGGAACTTCTCTAGCCTGACAAGAATACATGTACCTGGACCCAATTTGAGAAATAGCAAATACGAAACCCTTTGTCAGGAACATTACAAAGCAATAACAATAAAACTTACGAAAAATAAAGCATCAGCCATCTTATCAAATAGAAGGGCAAGTCAACCCAGCATTGGTACATTGAAAGTCAGCCTGAGGCATAACATGCTTCGCGTCAAAGTTTAGAGAACATAAGTAAGGCTTATATTTCCATTTTGTTTAAATTTGTCATTTCTCCTTCGTCTATCATTCATGTCATCAGAGATGAAATTTGATTGCAAATGTATATCctttcctcttttatttgtcACGTGAATAAGATGGAGCAAAATCACAAATTCCACTAGTATCTTAATTTCTGGACCGGATGCTTCGGTATATCCCTCTTGCTGAAGATGATACTAATATTCAGGCATGACTATATCAAGCTGCAAACCCGGTCAGAcgttaaaataaacaaattacaTCTCCATGTTATCAAATATTTACCAGCTACAGCGGCGGTGGACAACAAATCACTCTCTATCTGACTATCTCATGCCGGTCTAATTAATTTGGTGCTAATTAACATTTTAGATCTTTGAGAACATCTAAGTCTAGCGTGGATAATCCAAATTAGAGAATTTTACCTAAAAACAAGTGACTTCAGTGTCAAGGACCGAGAAGATCAAGCAACAGAATCAATGGATATGACGAGCTGCAATCTCAACTCTCAAAATCTCCATAATCGATAAAAATAGCAATAAAtgtaataaattttaatttccaGTAGAGCAAAACCACGATTACAAAAGCATAAACGGCGGGATTTacatttgatgaaattgaaatgCAAATACATAACTAGTAACAAAACCGATAAAAATATTAGCACGAGGTAAAATTAGAGGATGAAATGTTTACCTTGTTTCTAAGGACGAGATATCGGTGCCGGTGGTCATGGCGATAGCTCCGATGATAAGAGCAGGGAAGACGGTGAGTGCGATTATTACAAAGTTCCGAAGACCGACTGGATTACTCCGATACAGTTGGCCGTTACATACGAAGAAGCAATTTTTGGAATCAAAAAGTCTCCTTAATTTGTTTCATCGTTTTATCTGATTTTGAGCccttctaatttatttttatcccgaactttccctttttttccttttttctttttcgtttttctctcttttacCTCTTGGGTGATTGTTGTCTTGTTATATTGTATCGTATTGTTAtgttaaatataatatttattttgatttttatttaaattttattatattatattgtttaaattcattattttataataacgAAAAGACTCATTTTATGTAACGATTGGTTTGGTATGATCGTGTCGttgcctaattttttttttcattttatctttatttattatttaataattttattttatcttttatcctATCTTTTCATAGTAGCTTTATCATGTACCctacttttttttatagatttatcattcaaattttataaatatatgacATTATGTAACGTTGAAAAATGATACaatctatttaaatattatatatattaaaataatattaatacaatacaataaaatacgatacattatgaaataaagtgtaTTGATGCAAACCGTTCTAAGAGGGTGAACAAAAAACTATAAGTACTCACTATTTAGTTTTTCAATCGATAATAGtgaaaaaaatttcttttagcATAATAATACTTTTgcttttttatattaaattaataatacgtccagaattataattttaaaattatagaaGATAAGTTCCAAATACTTATCTCGGATCCATAAATTACAAAGTCCCTTACATTGTTTTATTTGGGTGGTAGGCTTTTGGAGGTTGAAATGCAAATTTCTTTTAAAGTATTGTAttgataagaaataattaattttaggaTTAATTTAGATaagtttatattatttttgattgagATAAAATTACGAAATAACTTATTTTATAATTaggtattttaaattataatattatttttattcacattaaaaataaaataactaatttcaaaataattaatcagAATAAGCCCTTAGTGCTGTGCCTAATGACCTATATACCTATTGCATTTGCATAAGCGTATGTCTAAAGATCTTTTACTTAACTATTATATTAGTAGAAATAGGAGATTTACTGCTAATTGCCTAGTTTTAGATCTTGCCTATCTAATTACGTTGATAGCTTGATAATTATTTCCACGGATAATTATTAATATGGCCCTAATCACTTCAGTCAGTTAGtttacaaaatatgtataatattaccttcaacatttgGACATGGAAGAATTAAATTGAATAGCTGCTCAGCCAATAatgtaaattattaaaataatcgaCAAATGAATAATATAGAACTTATGTAATAACTATGCAAGGCTAGTGATGATAAATGTAtaccaattaaaaaaattgattggttATTTGTGTGAAGATAACGTCATCGATGAAACTCTAGCAATAATACTCTAATCAGCTGTAAGTATTCAGTGCTGGAGTCATGATTTTTGTTCAGgagattcaaaatataaagaagaagTTCAGGGGATAGTGCAAGTGCGCGATACATGTAGTAACCCCTCGACATGCTCTCTGTACAAGTAATCATAGGTATTTTATTggttcaaaaaaataaacatcAAACTAATCAAAGATATTGAGAATAAAGATACGTTGATAAAAAGAATTTCAGTGGATCGGTTGTATTACATAAGTTAATTTCTAAAATACGTGAAAATTAAAGGATGAAAAAGGGAGCGGGACGGGGAAGAAAAATACTTACCTTAACTTGTtaaatttaacttattttatcacACTGCATTAATCATTTCTTCCTACTTTCACCTTACTCCATCAaa
This window encodes:
- the LOC129885617 gene encoding protein DWD HYPERSENSITIVE TO UV-B 1 isoform X2; this encodes MTTGTDISSLETRYMYSCQAREVPPNKQVLSALFKAKLKKARHEVCSLVILLDDIKDTDFHPLLDLLTEADLSEIDAVDIINRSVCILSWEYLLALVRASSRKLRVVDLQDILFGKDFLLDLAQRGLPCQVLNLRSSHFRKLNMIGNFTRMHTLNLDFSASLMNFREDCFTCMPNLKFLSLCETRIINLWTTAAALVKLPSLVELRFQHFLQDDEAQKHAASDRRNDYWDSDHMETSIRDEAPSVSGENIMYRLFNEEDQYLNNTDMNLDVSSETEDSSDDSEVDFSSQDRETSFMELLPDVPPGWEDLVDLRNEVSFGTLEMQDDEEPFFRLSDTRLPYITPKKCISHNPSPICFEKFYREYMIVSLPNLKILDNLHIRKVDRERAKLIFSQKFEHLPYKRKYKESVVSILQKREIRANHTHGPSPRQKSQYFYSRSLSAAKVGSVAWPALRPLSIVGTTTRDDRRSYRPRQFEYHPSDASLMVFGTLDGEVIVINHESEKIVSYIPSLGAMNSVLGLCWLKNYPSKVIAGSDNGSLRLYDIRLMPTTATGSHQSTGSIMFDDFDQLTSVHVNSTDELFLASGYSKHVALYDISSGRRLQVFDDMHREHINVVKFAHHSPSIFATSSFDRDVKLWDLRQKPNQPCYTALSSRGNVMVCFSPDDQYLLVSAVDNEEMINS
- the LOC129885617 gene encoding protein DWD HYPERSENSITIVE TO UV-B 1 isoform X3 translates to MIGNFTRMHTLNLDFSASLMNFREDCFTCMPNLKFLSLCETRIINLWTTAAALVKLPSLVELRFQHFLQDDEAQKHAASDRRNDYWDSDHMETSIRDEAPSVSGENIMYRLFNEEDQYLNNTDMNLDVSSETEDSSDDSEVDFSSQDRETSFMELLPDVPPGWEDLVDLRNEVSFGTLEMQDDEEPFFRLSDTRLPYITPKKCISHNPSPICFEKFYREYMIVSLPNLKILDNLHIRKVDRERAKLIFSQKFEHLPYKRKYKESVVSILQKREIRANHTHGPSPRQKSQYFYSRSLSAAKVGSVAWPALRPLSIVGTTTRDDRRSYRPRQFEYHPSDASLMVFGTLDGEVIVINHESEKIVSYIPSLGAMNSVLGLCWLKNYPSKVIAGSDNGSLRLYDIRLMPTTATGSHQSTGSIMFDDFDQLTSVHVNSTDELFLASGYSKHVALYDISSGRRLQVFDDMHREHINVVKFAHHSPSIFATSSFDRDVKLWDLRQKPNQPCYTALSSRGNVMVCFSPDDQYLLVSAVDNEVKQLLAVDGRLHLDFSITSTGSSQNYTRSYYMNGRDYVISGSCDEHVVRICCAQTGRRLRDVSLEGKGSGASMFVQSLRGDPFRDFSMSVLAAYIRPSSNSEIVKVNLLASNDQDKGHSHTRHSHPLCSSGG
- the LOC129885617 gene encoding protein DWD HYPERSENSITIVE TO UV-B 1 isoform X1 gives rise to the protein MTTGTDISSLETRYMYSCQAREVPPNKQVLSALFKAKLKKARHEVCSLVILLDDIKDTDFHPLLDLLTEADLSEIDAVDIINRSVCILSWEYLLALVRASSRKLRVVDLQDILFGKDFLLDLAQRGLPCQVLNLRSSHFRKLNMIGNFTRMHTLNLDFSASLMNFREDCFTCMPNLKFLSLCETRIINLWTTAAALVKLPSLVELRFQHFLQDDEAQKHAASDRRNDYWDSDHMETSIRDEAPSVSGENIMYRLFNEEDQYLNNTDMNLDVSSETEDSSDDSEVDFSSQDRETSFMELLPDVPPGWEDLVDLRNEVSFGTLEMQDDEEPFFRLSDTRLPYITPKKCISHNPSPICFEKFYREYMIVSLPNLKILDNLHIRKVDRERAKLIFSQKFEHLPYKRKYKESVVSILQKREIRANHTHGPSPRQKSQYFYSRSLSAAKVGSVAWPALRPLSIVGTTTRDDRRSYRPRQFEYHPSDASLMVFGTLDGEVIVINHESEKIVSYIPSLGAMNSVLGLCWLKNYPSKVIAGSDNGSLRLYDIRLMPTTATGSHQSTGSIMFDDFDQLTSVHVNSTDELFLASGYSKHVALYDISSGRRLQVFDDMHREHINVVKFAHHSPSIFATSSFDRDVKLWDLRQKPNQPCYTALSSRGNVMVCFSPDDQYLLVSAVDNEVKQLLAVDGRLHLDFSITSTGSSQNYTRSYYMNGRDYVISGSCDEHVVRICCAQTGRRLRDVSLEGKGSGASMFVQSLRGDPFRDFSMSVLAAYIRPSSNSEIVKVNLLASNDQDKGHSHTRHSHPLCSSGG